The Apium graveolens cultivar Ventura chromosome 11, ASM990537v1, whole genome shotgun sequence genome has a window encoding:
- the LOC141697683 gene encoding U1 small nuclear ribonucleoprotein C-like — protein MPRYYCDYCDTYLTHDSPSVRKQHNAGYKHKANVRDYYMQFEAQQNQFLVDQRIKAHLGQTAVYQQVGGVYNQMRPGLPVLPAPMMPPMQGNMQFPGSAPFVPGMRPPVMYRPGYGPTPGMPLMAAIPGPPSLPSQADGKMPMAMNPPPMFPGSIPASSSGPPMFAPAMHQSNPAPSMHQSNPAPSMHQSNPAPSSGGLDSPDMDVQTHAPEVSH, from the exons ATGCCAAg GTACTATTGTGATTATTGTGACACATACTTGACTCATGATTCT CCTTCTGTTAGGAAGCAGCACAATGCGGGATACAAACATAAG GCAAATGTGAGAGATTACTATATGCAATTTGAGGCGCAACAAAACCAATTTTTGGTTGACCAAAGGATTAAGGCACATCTTGGGCAAACTGCTGTCTACCAGCAAGTTGGTGGAGTTTACAACCAGATGAGACCCGGCCTTCCTGTTTTACCAGCACCTATGATGCCACCTATGCAAGGGAATATGCAGTTTCCTGGGAGTGCACCATTTGTCCCTGGAATGAGGCCTCCAGTCATGTATAGACCAG GTTATGGTCCTACCCCAGGCATGCCCCTAATGGCAGCGATACCTGGTCCTCCTTCATTGCCCAGTCAAGCTGATGGAAAAATGCCAATGGCAATGAATCCTCCACCAATGTTTCCAGGTAGCATTCCTGCTTCGAGTAGCGGCCCTCCAATGTTTGCACCAGCTATGCATCAAAGCAATCCAGCACCATCTATGCATCAAAGCAATCCAGCACCATCTATGCATCAAAGCAATCCAGCACCATCTAGTGGAGGCTTGGACAGTCCTGATATGGACGTCCAAACCCATGCTCCAGAAGTAAGTCATTAA
- the LOC141696771 gene encoding putative indole-3-pyruvate monooxygenase YUCCA10 → MEFKEEVVIIVGAGPSGLATAACLKTHSIPYMILEREDCFASLWKQKAYDRLHLHLAKQFCQLPYMPFPRSCPTFVPRKQFLQYLDDYVTHFDIRPLYQRLVVSAFYDQDSAKWTVEVTNGVSGVSEKYYGRFLVVATGETCDAYIPEVEGLSKFKGDVIHSTQYKSGESYEKKHVLVVGCGNSGMEIALDLANYGAKASIVVRRPAHVLSRGMVYWGLMLLKYFPYYMVDSLMVLLSKIKYGDLSKFGIKRPQEGPFALKVKNGKYPIIDVGTCKKIKSGEIQVLPGLRSITESEILFEDGRSDQFDSIIFATGFTRSTKTWLKGDSYLLNDEGFPKPNFPNHWKGEKGLYCVGLARRGLYGAAMDAENIANELKKLI, encoded by the exons ATGGAGTTCAAAGAAGAAGTAGTAATCATAGTTGGTGCGGGCCCTTCCGGGCTTGCAACAGCAGCATGTTTGAAAACACATTCAATCCCTTACATGATTCTTGAAAGAGAAGATTGTTTTGCATCTTTATGGAAGCAAAAGGCATATGATCGCCTGCACCTTCATCTAGCTAAGCAGTTTTGTCAACTCCCCTACATGCCCTTTCCGAGATCTTGTCCTACTTTTGTGCCCAGAAAACAATTCTTGCAATATCTGGATGACTATGTCACACATTTCGACATAAGACCTTTGTACCAAAGACTAGTTGTGTCTGCATTTTACGACCAAGACTCTGCTAAATGGACTGTTGAGGTTACTAATGGTGTTTCCGGTGTCTCTGAGAAATATTATGGTAGGTTTTTGGTTGTTGCTACTGGTGAAACTTGTGATGCTTATATTCCGGAAGTTGAAGGGTTAAGTAAGTTCAAGGGTGATGTTATTCATTCAACTCAATATAAAAGTGGTGAGTCTTATGAAAAAAAACATGTTTTGGTTGTTGGATGTGGAAATTCCGGTATGGAGATTGCTTTGGATCTAGCCAACTATGGTGCTAAAGCTTCAATTGTTGTTCGTCGACCg GCACATGTTCTGTCAAGAGGAATGGTGTATTGGGGACTAATGTTATTGAAGTATTTTCCTTACTACATGGTAGACTCTTTAATGGTGTTGCTTAGCAAGATTAAGTATGGAGATTTAAGCAAGTTTGGTATAAAAAGGCCACAAGAAGGCCCCTTTGCATTGAAAGTTAAGAATGGTAAATATCCTATTATTGATGTAGGGACATGCAAGAAAATAAAGTCTGGTGAGATTCAG GTATTGCCTGGACTGAGAAGCATAACTGAGAGCGAAATATTGTTTGAGGACGGAAGATCAGATCAATTTGATTCGATTATTTTTGCAACTGGCTTCACTAGGTCCACCAAGACGTGGCTTAAG GGAGATAGCTATCTTTTGAATGATGAGGGGTTTCCGAAACCGAATTTTCCGAATCACTGGAAAGGAGAGAAGGGACTGTACTGTGTTGGATTGGCAAGAAGGGGATTGTATGGAGCTGCAATGGATGCTGAGAACATAGCTAATGAACTCAAGAAACTCATTTGA
- the LOC141698403 gene encoding protein NETWORKED 3A-like, whose amino-acid sequence MEAKNKWWLVENQNTMKATRSSWLQSTLSDLDEKTKAMLKIVEEDADSFAQRAEMYYRKRPELISMVEEFYRSHRLLAERYDQVKSDSGSRLSTPWAPALSFTKYRGDKLMCSTERSYDSYSETYEPEESGDSGDSEVDDPEPDEESKFNDEVDNEISSETGSKEVLELREEVAKLREENKLQEEYLLQKDEEKREAIRQLSFTVDMLKEDNMKLRKLVAAKETPKKQSPIEFIKSKEGFWGKLFNGSPQHQMRSVRSLELV is encoded by the exons ATGGAGGCAAAGAACAAGTGGTGGTTGGTTGAGAATCAAAATACGATGAAAGCAACACGGTCCTCATGGCTTCAATCTACTCTTTCGG ATCTGGATGAGAAAACGAAGGCAATGCTAAAGATCGTCGAAGAAGATGCAGATTCCTTTGCTCAACGTGCAGAGATGTATTACAGAAAGCGGCCAGAGCTGATATCTATGGTTGAGGAATTCTATCGATCCCACCGTTTATTGGCTGAGCGATATGATCAAGTAAAGTCGGATTCTGGAAGCCGTCTTTCAACTCCTTGGGCACCAGCCTTATCATTCACTAAATATAGAGGAGACAAGTTGATGTGCTCCACAGAAAGATCCTATGACAGCTATTCTGAGACCTATGAGCCTGAGGAGTCAGGTGATTCAGGTGATTCTGAGGTTGATGATCCTGAACCAGACGAAGAATCCAAATTCAACGACGAAGTGGACAATGAAATTTCGAGCGAGACTGGAAGTAAGGAAGTGTTGGAGCTTCGGGAAGAAGTAGCTAAACTCAGAGAAGAGAACAAACTTCAAGAGGAGTACTTATTGCAGAAAGATGAAGAGAAAAGGGAGGCCATAAGACAGCTCAGTTTCACTGTCGATATGCTCAAGGAAGATAATATGAAGCTCAGAAAGCTGGTTGCTGCAAAAGAGACTCCCAAGAAACAAAGCCCCATTGAGTTCATCAAATCAAAGGAAGGTTTTTGGGGGAAATTATTCAATGGGTCACCACAGCATCAAATGAGGTCTGTTCGCTCCTTAGAACTAGTTTAG
- the LOC141697682 gene encoding uncharacterized protein LOC141697682 isoform X1, which produces MDGDSKKGSMGVNEKQNWWVSPTNVAYHFGTSGTAVAAATAITHPLDVLKVRLQMELVGQRGPLMGMGQSFVQVLQNEGAKSLYRGLTPALMRSVLYGGLRLGLYEPSKYVCELAFESNNILMKIASGAFSGALATALTNPSEVLKVRLQMNQKSSSGPIEELRRISSTEGMTALWKGVGPAMVRAAALTASQLATYDESKQVLTRWTPLEEGFYLHLFSSTIAGGVSTLVTAPIDLIKTRLMLQRESKVVGTYQNGFHCAYQVLRTEGLRGLYKGGFAIFARLGPQTTITFVLCEKLREFAGLKAI; this is translated from the exons ATGGATGGGGATTCTAAAAAAG GGTCAATGGGAGTTAATGAGAAGCAGAATTGGTGGGTTTCTCCAACCAATGTTGCTTATCATTTTGGTACCAGTGGAACTGCTGTCGCAGCTGCTACCGCGATTACTCATCCTTTAG ATGTTCTCAAAGTTAGGCTTCAAATGGAACTTGTTGGCCAGAGGGGTCCTCTTATGGGAATG GGTCAATCTTTTGTTCAAGTTCTTCAAAATGAAGGGGCTAAGTCGTTATATCGGGGATTAACTCCTGCACTTATGAGGTCAGTTCTTTATGGTGGTCTCCGTTTAGGATTGTATGAACCATCAAAATATGTCTGTGAATTGGCTTTTGAGTCCAACAATATCTTGATGAAGATTGCATCTGGAGCATTCTCTGGTGCCCTTGCCACTGCATTAACCAACCCTTCTGAAGTGCTAAAG GTGAGGTTGCAGATGAATCAAAAATCTAGTAGCGGACCAATAGAGGAGTTGAGGAGAATATCTTCAACGGAGGGAATGACTGCTCTTTGGAAGGGAGTTGGTCCTGCAATGGTCAGAGCTGCTGCTTTGACTGCATCTCAACTAGCCACATATGATGAATCAAAGCAG GTCTTGACAAGATGGACTCCTCTCGAAGAAGGATTTTATTTACATCTATT CTCAAGCACAATAGCAGGAGGTGTCAGCACCCTCGTTACTGCACCAATCGACCTGATCAAAACCCGTCTCATGTTGCAACGGGAATCTAAAGTAGTCGGAACCTATCAGAATGGATTTCATTGTGCATACCAG GTTCTTCGGACAGAAGGTCTTAGAGGACTTTACAAAGG GGGGTTTGCCATCTTCGCAAGACTAGGTCCGCAAACAACAATCACATTTGTACTATGTGAAAAGCTGCGCGAGTTTGCTGGACTAAAGGCAATCTAG
- the LOC141697682 gene encoding uncharacterized protein LOC141697682 isoform X2, whose product MGVNEKQNWWVSPTNVAYHFGTSGTAVAAATAITHPLDVLKVRLQMELVGQRGPLMGMGQSFVQVLQNEGAKSLYRGLTPALMRSVLYGGLRLGLYEPSKYVCELAFESNNILMKIASGAFSGALATALTNPSEVLKVRLQMNQKSSSGPIEELRRISSTEGMTALWKGVGPAMVRAAALTASQLATYDESKQVLTRWTPLEEGFYLHLFSSTIAGGVSTLVTAPIDLIKTRLMLQRESKVVGTYQNGFHCAYQVLRTEGLRGLYKGGFAIFARLGPQTTITFVLCEKLREFAGLKAI is encoded by the exons ATGGGAGTTAATGAGAAGCAGAATTGGTGGGTTTCTCCAACCAATGTTGCTTATCATTTTGGTACCAGTGGAACTGCTGTCGCAGCTGCTACCGCGATTACTCATCCTTTAG ATGTTCTCAAAGTTAGGCTTCAAATGGAACTTGTTGGCCAGAGGGGTCCTCTTATGGGAATG GGTCAATCTTTTGTTCAAGTTCTTCAAAATGAAGGGGCTAAGTCGTTATATCGGGGATTAACTCCTGCACTTATGAGGTCAGTTCTTTATGGTGGTCTCCGTTTAGGATTGTATGAACCATCAAAATATGTCTGTGAATTGGCTTTTGAGTCCAACAATATCTTGATGAAGATTGCATCTGGAGCATTCTCTGGTGCCCTTGCCACTGCATTAACCAACCCTTCTGAAGTGCTAAAG GTGAGGTTGCAGATGAATCAAAAATCTAGTAGCGGACCAATAGAGGAGTTGAGGAGAATATCTTCAACGGAGGGAATGACTGCTCTTTGGAAGGGAGTTGGTCCTGCAATGGTCAGAGCTGCTGCTTTGACTGCATCTCAACTAGCCACATATGATGAATCAAAGCAG GTCTTGACAAGATGGACTCCTCTCGAAGAAGGATTTTATTTACATCTATT CTCAAGCACAATAGCAGGAGGTGTCAGCACCCTCGTTACTGCACCAATCGACCTGATCAAAACCCGTCTCATGTTGCAACGGGAATCTAAAGTAGTCGGAACCTATCAGAATGGATTTCATTGTGCATACCAG GTTCTTCGGACAGAAGGTCTTAGAGGACTTTACAAAGG GGGGTTTGCCATCTTCGCAAGACTAGGTCCGCAAACAACAATCACATTTGTACTATGTGAAAAGCTGCGCGAGTTTGCTGGACTAAAGGCAATCTAG
- the LOC141698207 gene encoding RNA-binding protein BRN1-like isoform X1, translated as MAEARRHGEESVKLFVGQVPKQMSEAELIELFEQFAIVDEVNIIKDKITRASRGCCFLICPSREEADKAVNGCHNKKTLPGAASPLQVKYADGELERLEHKLFVGMLPKNVTEVEVSDLFSQYGDIKDLQILRGSQQTSKGCAFLKYETKEQAAAAIEALNGNHRMEGSTVPLVVKWADTEKERLARRAQKSQSQPLNMANADSPQHSSLFGALPMGYMPPYNGYGYQGPGTYGLMPYRLPPLQNQHAYHNMISSVTQGNAVRGAAPEFSPGLTPRNYPVPRASYLASAYPAVSGVQYPLAYAGGIMSNRSLSGPPSPIPLAANNYPASSSSVSTSSGGQQEGPPGANLFIYHIPQEFGDQELANSFQAFGTVVSAKVFVDKATGVSKCFGFVSYDSPAAAQAAISTMNGCQLGGKKLKVQLKRDNKQN; from the exons ATGGCGGAAGCGAGGAGACATGGTGAAGAGAGCGTGAAGCTGTTCGTAGGTCAAGTGCCGAAGCAAATGAGTGAAGCGGAGCTTATTGAATTGTTTGAGCAGTTCGCGATTGTTGATGAAGTTAATATTATCAAGGACAAGATCACCAGAGCTTCGCGAG GTTGTTGTTTTCTCATATGTCCATCAAGGGAAGAAGCTGATAAGGCAGTGAATGGTTGTCACAACAAGAAAACTCTTCCTGGC GCAGCTAGCCCGCTGCAAGTGAAGTATGCAGATGGCGAATTGGAAAGATTAG AGCACAAGCTCTTTGTTGGTATGCTTCCAAAAAATGTGACTGAGGTTGAAGTTTCTGATTTATTTTCGCAATATGGGGATATAAAAGACTTGCAAATTTTGCGAGGTTCTCAGCAGACGAGCAAAG GCTGTGCCTTTTTGAAATATGAGACTAAAGAACAAGCAGCTGCAGCCATAGAGGCCCTTAATGGAAATCACAGAATGGAG GGCTCAACCGTTCCTTTAGTTGTCAAGTGGGCAGATACTGAGAAGGAGAGACTTGCTCGGAGGGCTCAGAAATCTCAATCACAGCCTCTCAATATGGCAAATGCTGACTCTCCACAGCATTCGTCTTTGTTTGGAGCTTTGCCTATGGGATATATGCCCCCATACAATGGATATGGATACCAG GGTCCTGGAACTTATGGACTCATGCCGTATCGCCTGCCACCATTGCAGAATCAACATGCTTATCATAATATGATATCATCAGTAACCCAAGGAAATGCAGTCCGAGGAGCTGCACCTGAATTTTCCCCGGGATTGACCCCTAGAAACTATCCTGTGCCACGAGCAAGTTATCTTGCCTCTGCTTATCCAGCTGTGAGTGGAGTGCAGTATCCTTTGGCATATGCTGGGGGGATAATGAGTAATAGGTCCTTGAGTGGTCCTCCGAGTCCTATACCTCTTGCTGCCAACAATTACCCTGCTTCATCTTCAAGTGTCAGTACCAGTTCAGGTGGTCAGCAAGAAG GTCCGCCTGGTGCTAATTTATTTATCTATCACATTCCTCAAGAATTTGGTGATCAAGAGCTTGCAAATTCATTTCAAGCATTTGGTACAGTCGTAAGTGCCAAAGTTTTTGTTGACAAAGCAACTGGAGTGAGCAAATGTTTCG GATTTGTAAGTTACGACTCACCAGCAGCTGCTCAAGCTGCCATTAGTACGATGAATGGTTGCCAGTTAGGTGGTAAGAAGTTGAAGGTTCAACTTAAAAGAGACAATAAACAAAATTAA
- the LOC141698207 gene encoding RNA-binding protein BRN1-like isoform X2, which produces MAEARRHGEESVKLFVGQVPKQMSEAELIELFEQFAIVDEVNIIKDKITRASRGCCFLICPSREEADKAVNGCHNKKTLPGAASPLQVKYADGELERLEHKLFVGMLPKNVTEVEVSDLFSQYGDIKDLQILRGSQQTSKGCAFLKYETKEQAAAAIEALNGNHRMEGSTVPLVVKWADTEKERLARRAQKSQSQPLNMANADSPQHSSLFGALPMGYMPPYNGYGYQGPGTYGLMPYRLPPLQNQHAYHNMISSVTQGNAVRGAAPEFSPGLTPRNYPVPRASYLASAYPAVSGVQYPLAYAGGIMSNRSLSGPPSPIPLAANNYPASSSSVSTSSGPPGANLFIYHIPQEFGDQELANSFQAFGTVVSAKVFVDKATGVSKCFGFVSYDSPAAAQAAISTMNGCQLGGKKLKVQLKRDNKQN; this is translated from the exons ATGGCGGAAGCGAGGAGACATGGTGAAGAGAGCGTGAAGCTGTTCGTAGGTCAAGTGCCGAAGCAAATGAGTGAAGCGGAGCTTATTGAATTGTTTGAGCAGTTCGCGATTGTTGATGAAGTTAATATTATCAAGGACAAGATCACCAGAGCTTCGCGAG GTTGTTGTTTTCTCATATGTCCATCAAGGGAAGAAGCTGATAAGGCAGTGAATGGTTGTCACAACAAGAAAACTCTTCCTGGC GCAGCTAGCCCGCTGCAAGTGAAGTATGCAGATGGCGAATTGGAAAGATTAG AGCACAAGCTCTTTGTTGGTATGCTTCCAAAAAATGTGACTGAGGTTGAAGTTTCTGATTTATTTTCGCAATATGGGGATATAAAAGACTTGCAAATTTTGCGAGGTTCTCAGCAGACGAGCAAAG GCTGTGCCTTTTTGAAATATGAGACTAAAGAACAAGCAGCTGCAGCCATAGAGGCCCTTAATGGAAATCACAGAATGGAG GGCTCAACCGTTCCTTTAGTTGTCAAGTGGGCAGATACTGAGAAGGAGAGACTTGCTCGGAGGGCTCAGAAATCTCAATCACAGCCTCTCAATATGGCAAATGCTGACTCTCCACAGCATTCGTCTTTGTTTGGAGCTTTGCCTATGGGATATATGCCCCCATACAATGGATATGGATACCAG GGTCCTGGAACTTATGGACTCATGCCGTATCGCCTGCCACCATTGCAGAATCAACATGCTTATCATAATATGATATCATCAGTAACCCAAGGAAATGCAGTCCGAGGAGCTGCACCTGAATTTTCCCCGGGATTGACCCCTAGAAACTATCCTGTGCCACGAGCAAGTTATCTTGCCTCTGCTTATCCAGCTGTGAGTGGAGTGCAGTATCCTTTGGCATATGCTGGGGGGATAATGAGTAATAGGTCCTTGAGTGGTCCTCCGAGTCCTATACCTCTTGCTGCCAACAATTACCCTGCTTCATCTTCAAGTGTCAGTACCAGTTCAG GTCCGCCTGGTGCTAATTTATTTATCTATCACATTCCTCAAGAATTTGGTGATCAAGAGCTTGCAAATTCATTTCAAGCATTTGGTACAGTCGTAAGTGCCAAAGTTTTTGTTGACAAAGCAACTGGAGTGAGCAAATGTTTCG GATTTGTAAGTTACGACTCACCAGCAGCTGCTCAAGCTGCCATTAGTACGATGAATGGTTGCCAGTTAGGTGGTAAGAAGTTGAAGGTTCAACTTAAAAGAGACAATAAACAAAATTAA
- the LOC141698207 gene encoding RNA-binding protein BRN1-like isoform X3: protein MAEARRHGEESVKLFVGQVPKQMSEAELIELFEQFAIVDEVNIIKDKITRASRGCCFLICPSREEADKAVNGCHNKKTLPGAASPLQVKYADGELERLEHKLFVGMLPKNVTEVEVSDLFSQYGDIKDLQILRGSQQTSKGCAFLKYETKEQAAAAIEALNGNHRMEGSTVPLVVKWADTEKERLARRAQKSQSQPLNMANADSPQHSSLFGALPMGYMPPYNGYGYQNQHAYHNMISSVTQGNAVRGAAPEFSPGLTPRNYPVPRASYLASAYPAVSGVQYPLAYAGGIMSNRSLSGPPSPIPLAANNYPASSSSVSTSSGGQQEGPPGANLFIYHIPQEFGDQELANSFQAFGTVVSAKVFVDKATGVSKCFGFVSYDSPAAAQAAISTMNGCQLGGKKLKVQLKRDNKQN from the exons ATGGCGGAAGCGAGGAGACATGGTGAAGAGAGCGTGAAGCTGTTCGTAGGTCAAGTGCCGAAGCAAATGAGTGAAGCGGAGCTTATTGAATTGTTTGAGCAGTTCGCGATTGTTGATGAAGTTAATATTATCAAGGACAAGATCACCAGAGCTTCGCGAG GTTGTTGTTTTCTCATATGTCCATCAAGGGAAGAAGCTGATAAGGCAGTGAATGGTTGTCACAACAAGAAAACTCTTCCTGGC GCAGCTAGCCCGCTGCAAGTGAAGTATGCAGATGGCGAATTGGAAAGATTAG AGCACAAGCTCTTTGTTGGTATGCTTCCAAAAAATGTGACTGAGGTTGAAGTTTCTGATTTATTTTCGCAATATGGGGATATAAAAGACTTGCAAATTTTGCGAGGTTCTCAGCAGACGAGCAAAG GCTGTGCCTTTTTGAAATATGAGACTAAAGAACAAGCAGCTGCAGCCATAGAGGCCCTTAATGGAAATCACAGAATGGAG GGCTCAACCGTTCCTTTAGTTGTCAAGTGGGCAGATACTGAGAAGGAGAGACTTGCTCGGAGGGCTCAGAAATCTCAATCACAGCCTCTCAATATGGCAAATGCTGACTCTCCACAGCATTCGTCTTTGTTTGGAGCTTTGCCTATGGGATATATGCCCCCATACAATGGATATGGATACCAG AATCAACATGCTTATCATAATATGATATCATCAGTAACCCAAGGAAATGCAGTCCGAGGAGCTGCACCTGAATTTTCCCCGGGATTGACCCCTAGAAACTATCCTGTGCCACGAGCAAGTTATCTTGCCTCTGCTTATCCAGCTGTGAGTGGAGTGCAGTATCCTTTGGCATATGCTGGGGGGATAATGAGTAATAGGTCCTTGAGTGGTCCTCCGAGTCCTATACCTCTTGCTGCCAACAATTACCCTGCTTCATCTTCAAGTGTCAGTACCAGTTCAGGTGGTCAGCAAGAAG GTCCGCCTGGTGCTAATTTATTTATCTATCACATTCCTCAAGAATTTGGTGATCAAGAGCTTGCAAATTCATTTCAAGCATTTGGTACAGTCGTAAGTGCCAAAGTTTTTGTTGACAAAGCAACTGGAGTGAGCAAATGTTTCG GATTTGTAAGTTACGACTCACCAGCAGCTGCTCAAGCTGCCATTAGTACGATGAATGGTTGCCAGTTAGGTGGTAAGAAGTTGAAGGTTCAACTTAAAAGAGACAATAAACAAAATTAA